The following DNA comes from Solanum stenotomum isolate F172 chromosome 11, ASM1918654v1, whole genome shotgun sequence.
gaaaattcaacatatattatatatacggaaaaaataatttaaatcttgtattatgtatataaaatgtattttttattaaaatccGAACTCCTTGTGGTACCCTAGCTCCACCTATTGTAGCATACATGTAAGGGAGAAGCTAGCATGTTGATTACATCTGGTTCGGAAAAATCCAATAGGTTTAGCATAAATCCCCATATTTATGTTAAAATTtagttaataaatataaataattaatcacgaattcaataacttttttttgtagAGGTGGCACATCTATAAATATCTCTactattctaagtaggaaaaTACAAGCACTTGACTATGAGTTAGGTTTTAATACTTTATAGGGAAAGGAATAATGACTATGAGTTAGGTTTTAATACTTTAAGGGAAAaggaactttttttttaagtgaaaagaaataattaatcaagaattcaataactttttttagaGGTGACACACACTAACACACGTGCACGCATATATatatctctctatatatatatactattctaTGTAGGAAAATACATGCACTTAACTATGAGTTAGGTTTAATACTTTAAAGGGAAAGGTTAGTTTACATAGATAATGTCATAGAATACAATTATAGGATAAAAGAAAGTTTGGAAAAGGTATAATATGatgtgtatttttttataaacaatttatGAAAGCAATGGACTATATATGTTAGAGTCTTAAAGAATAAAGTTTATGTTTTGGTGAAAAGGCATGTAACTAGGGtttcatgattttaatatatGGTATGTGTTTTCATTATATTCTAAAATTTAGCAATTGCTTGATGAGATTGTCCACTTGACTTTAAATTTAAAGATTCCTAGGATATAAAGTGCTTGAAATATCTTTGTCCTTTGTGGTAAAATTCATGATATCCATagtttttatttcctttttacttTGTGGAATGTGGGGGCATTGTAGAGTCCTTTGGCTGATGTTAGAGGTGGAGCTAGAGGCGTAAAGAGTTTATTCAAACTTTCTTTATCTTAAAAAACTATATGGTATATAAAAGATTATTtgatgtaaaatatattttatgttcaGGTAGAATTTGGAGAAGAATCGCACCCTAATGCAAGCAtcgatttttattaattataacatagaaaaataagtcaaatataCTCATGAACTATTCAAAATAGGATAATTTTATTCTTCATTTATTACATTTTTGTTCAAAAGTATCTTTACTGTTatatttttggtttaaaaatatcctcaaactatcaaaataactcaaataaaaaatactcttCTTACTACCGTTTGCTCCAAAACAAGGAAAAATGGGtcaattttgttcttgaatattCAAAATAGGATAATTTTGTCCTCTATTTAAAGTTCGGGATAAGTGCTCTTGATTGTATAGACTTGAGAAAAAACTTATACCGGTAATTATgagaataatttaattattttaaatgaaaactaatatataatgctaattttatattttatataaagttcaaaataaatatttctttaacttctttttatatttatttgcttATATTTGGAGCCTccataataaaaattatgattcCACTACTAACTTACTAACTGATGCTAAACCATCAGGATAAAAATAAAGCAGAATTGCATGGACCTCCTCTGAGGTTTAGGCAacaattatttgaattaatttttttctctgcacaaaagaatgaaatttaatgtataaatcaatttatttatttaaaaagggGAGAAAACCCACATGAGACACATATGTTACAATAAATTCagtataatttcataaatagagTTCAAATTATGTTATActtgaactttttttaaaacttgtttggCTTTTGtgcatttaattttttattcgaATCTATACACTTTGTTTAGATGGTCGTtacgtattgtttcataatgtatcgtattgtattgtattgtattgttttaatgtATACAgtgtttggatagattgtatcgTTCTCCATCGTTATATAATATCACACATTCATAATTTGAGTGATAAACCTACCAGAAAAGTAGAGTACNTATGTAGGAAAATACATGCACTTAACTATGAGTTAGGTTTAATACTTTAAAGGGAAAGGTTAGTTTACATAGATAATGTCATAGAATACAATTAATAGGATAAAAGAAAGTTTGGAAAAGGTATAATATGATGTGTATCTTCTTATAAACAATTTATGAAAGCAATGGACTATATATGTTAGTCTTAAAGAATAAAGTTTATGTTTTGGTGAAAAGGCATGCAACTAGGGtttcatgattttaatatatGGTATGTGTTTTCATTATATTGTAAAATTTAGCAATTGCTTGATGAGATTGTCCACTTGACTTTAAATTTAAAGATTCCTAGGATATAAAGTGCTTGGAATATCTTTGTCGTTTGTGGTAAAATTCATGATATCCATagtttttatttcctttttacttTGTGGAATGTGGGGGTATTGTAGAGTCCTTTGGCCGATGTTAGAGGTGGAGCTAGAGGCGTAAAAAGTTTATTCAAACTTTCtttatcttaaaaaattatatggtatataaaagattatttgatgtaaaatatatttatgttcaGGTagaatttggaaaagaatcGCACCCTAATGTAAGCAtcgatttttattaattataaaataggaaaataagtcaaatataTTCATGAACTATTCAAAATAGGATAATTTTATTCTTCATTCATTACATTTTTGTTCAAAAGTATCTTTACTGTTatatttttggtttaaaaatatcctcaaactatcaaaataactcaaataaaaaatactcttCTTACTACCGTTTGCTCCAAAACAAGGAAAAATGGGTCAATTTTGCTCTTGAATATTCAAAATAGGATAATTTTGTCCTCTATTTAAAGTTCGGGATAAGTTCTCTTGATTGTAAAGACTTGAGAAAAAACTTATATTGATAATTATGAGaataatttaattgttttaatttagatgaaaactaatatataatgctaattttatattttatataaagttcaaaataaatatttctttaacttctttttatatttatttgcttATATTTGGACAGAGGCGTATCTATAGGGGgtgccgtgggttcacgtgaacccatgcttcCCTCTCTAgttcatatatagtagtgttatattttttaaaaaatatttaaatatagatgtgtgaactcatgtttaaaatatcatataaaaatgcgatgatgattgggtgcacttCTCTAAGtgagagatagaaatttaaatcttagaTCTTTTGtcgtttcaactaatttttgttttgtttttttcctttattctttcaaaattttcaagtgtgttacattgagaattcctaaaaaatttagcattgtaaattttttatataattaaatcaaatgtgtctattaaaatttaaaactagtagtattatatattttggatctataatttttaaattttaatgattcATATTACGAACTAAAAGTcaaatcgatcaaatttatattagagATACATTTTTTCATAATCGTACACCCATCTAGCCGAAATCTTGGATACGCCTTTGTATTTGAAGCCTccataataaaaattatgattcCACTACTAACTTACTAATTGATGCTAAACCATCaggataaaaataaagaagaattgcATGGACCTCCTCTGAGGTTTAGGCAACAattatatgaattaattttttctctgcacaaaagaatgaaatttaatgtataaaacaatttatttattgagAGAAAACCCACATGAGAGACACATGTTACAATAAATTCGGTATAATTTCACAAATAGAGTTCAGATTATGTTATACTTGaacctttttttaaaacttgtttggCTTTTGtgcatttaattttttattcgaatttatacactttgtttggatggttgttacgtattgtttcataatgtatcgtactgtattattttaatgtatacagtgtttggatagattgtatcgTTCCCATCGTTATATAATGTCACACATTCATAattttgaatgataaacctacCAGAAAAGTAGAGTAAGTGGTAGAGCTATTCTGAAAAGGGaggataaaagatgaaatataattattaaataataaataaaaataaaatgaaaagaaaatactaaggtAACTATGCAATTACACCAAATTGGTCGTTACATAAAATGATTCTTTTCATCGTTGAAGTTAAACAATACGATACAAtataatttaagtaacaatcaaaacaaacattatatttaaactaacaatacaatacagcACAAcgggtaacaaccatccaaacaaggtatCTCTTTAGTGAAAATTATGACTCCGCTGATTTCTAGTGAACTAGTTTTCACTAAGTTAttctgtttttcattttttattagtaTGATTTTGTTATTTATGTCTATGTATGTGAAGAGATTGgggacaaaaacaaaaataatagataaaagaCAAGATGATAAACTTATGTATATCAATTCAACATCTTATACAAGGGAAAGTTTAGtagaaaaaagaggaaaataaaagacataatacACATCCTAATAATGCATCTCCACCCTAATCAAAATCTaactaaaaacaacaacaaacactACACATATCAACatgtttttcaacttttttttcatgtacaacaacaaaaacacaaTTGTAACCTAAGTAGATCAAGACATAGGCACAATGCCTTATATCAAAATGAGACGAGTCAGGGATCTAGAACGACTTCATTTTACTGTTTAAGTACAAAGGTACGCAAAGAACATTGTAGCGAATAAGGCTAGATATACATTGTGGCTTTTGTGGCTGCTAGCAGCACCGCGATGGCGATTGTGATGAGCATTTGCAGCGTAAATTGGTATGAAATTCGACGATCCTGGAGATCGAGAGCCATAGCCATTTGCTTCCCCTCCACTTCCTCTGCCACCAACAACATGAGACTCTGCACCATGGCCATATTTATTGCTgttacttgttataattgtatCTCCATCAACATTATGTTTGTTGTTAAGTTGTTCAGATACTACAATACAAGATTTATGCATATTAATGAGCATATAAATTTCAATCGAATcagatacaaaatttaaacttGATAGAACATGATTTTTCCAGtcattttttattgaatcaaaTTTACTGTGAAAATACATGGTGGGAAACAGATTCTCGCTAAAATAGTGTGAAACTTGCTAATTTTTCGAAATGatcaaaaaaattgtacaaataGTTTCAGTGGAAAAATATAGTGATTTAGTCAAAATTATTGTATTCAAATGAATTTGTAGCTTGTTGACTAAATCCTCTCAGAACTGATAATCCGAACCCTTCCTAAACTGAACGCTCTTTTCTTTAGGCTCGCATAGAGATGCACCAAAGAAAtaattggaaaataaaaaataaaaaatcatccCCTGCTTTCCTACTCTATGATTCATATGTAagaagttaaaagaaaaaaaaatctcagtTCATTGAAATAAGGTAAAATACAAAGTTTTCCTTTCAATT
Coding sequences within:
- the LOC125845384 gene encoding uncharacterized protein LOC125845384, translated to MGTKKIILLLFLAFYFSCGFYQANVSEQLNNKHNVDGDTIITSNSNKYGHGAESHVVGGRGSGGEANGYGSRSPGSSNFIPIYAANAHHNRHRGAASSHKSHNVYLALFATMFFAYLCT